The DNA segment TTATTATCAAGTCGGGTCTCGGTTTTGAAATGTGTGTCGTTTGAGATCGAGGATTTGGCGGGTATTTGATTTAACAAATCTTGACATTGGCTTATCGTATTTAAAACAGCTTGCGTATGATTAAGTTCGGTGATAGCAAAATCAATATCTGAGAATGGGTCAGGGATAAAAGAAATGACGGGGCTTTGTTCTCTGATTAAAGAGTCGTACTGCGTGGTTATGCTGTTTGAAGAGGACAAGGGTATTTGATTTAACAAGTCTTGACATTGATTTATGGTGTTTAAAATGCTTTGAGAATGATCAAGATCTGCGATAGCCATATTGATGTCTGTGAGTGGGTCAGTGATTTCTACATCTTGTTGTGCTTCTCATAAAGACTGAGCGGGTTCTCGAGTTTCATTTAATACATTCTGGTTTAATTCTTGTATCATCACATCAAGTATTGCGGGACAGTGGTTGCTTTCATCCATGGttacaggaaataaaaaacaaaataaaaaaaaacaaacaacaacaacccaaaCTTACACTCAAACACCAAGGCCTAGCACAAAGAGGATCTCGCTCATGGCCCTTAGCATAGTACCAACGAGAAgatgtattttcttctttctccctctgacaGGTCGCACGTTTGATACTATGCGTACATTTTCTGGGTCTTTTTgctgaaaagagagagagagagatttattcattattttattcaaattgtatgctaaattaaataacaagtaataaatatgaaatatacgTTTGTTGGTTAGATATATATCCCATATCTATATCACTTTCTTGTTCCTCACATAAAGATTGAGTGGGTTCCTGAGTTTCATTTAATACATTCTGGTTTAATTCTTGTATCATCACATCAAGTATTGCGGGACAGTGGTTGCTTTCATCcatggttacagaaaataaaaaacaaaataaaaaaaaacaaacaacaacaacccaaaCTTACACTCAAACACCAAGGCCTAGCACAAAGAGGATCTCGCTCATGGCCCTTAGCATAGTACCAACGAGAAgatgtattttcttctttctccctctgacaGGTCGCACGTTTGATACTATGCGTACATTTTCTGGGTCTTTTTgctgaaaagagagagagagagggagagagagagagagatttattcattattttattcaaattgtatgctaaattaaataacaagtaataaatatgaaatatacgTTTGTTGGTTAGATATATATCCCATATCTATATCACTTTCTTGTTCCTCACATAAAGATTGAGTGGGTTCCTGAGTTTCATTTAATACATTCTAGTTTAATTCATGTATCATCAAGTATTGAGGGACGGCGGTTGCTTTCAAGCTCAAACACCAAGGCCCATCACAAAGAGGATTTCGCTCATGGTCCTTAGCATAGTACCAACAAGAAGATGTATTTcttgtctctccctctgacaGGTTGCACATTTGAAACTATGCGTACATTTTCTGGGTGTTTTtgctgaaaaagagagagagagaagataagataagatacacctttattgatcccataattgagaaattccagtgttacagtggtcaaggggaaagagtcagattaaagatttcaaaatttaaacttgaaaaactaggcatgccaaataagtacaaaatacaagaaacggcaataaataacaattataatagtaataataataataataacaataatgaaaagcggtgaatgaaaatgagctgTGGATAAAAgggagcacatctagtgcaaagtgatcattttaaaagtcattattttattcaaattgtattcttaatgaaataaaaacaagtaataaatatgaaatatacgTTTGTTGGTTAGGGGGAATGTTTATGAGCCGACGCGTGTTTCACATCGGACATATATCGATAATGGTCCAACTTCATGTTTGTAGCATTGCAGCGTGAAGCCGACACAGATCCTGcgtttttacttttttgaaaaagaaaataaaaggtttTGACTCACCGGTTATACAAGCGTTGCGAGAAACACTCGGTCGACCGTCGCTGTCgttgctgctggtgctgctggagctgctggcGCTGCTGCTGGGCGTCCGCCACCTCTTCCTCCCGGGTGCAGAAGAATGTAGCGTTTGTACAGGAGGACGTGTACCGTCCTTCGCATGCTCCGGAGCGGTCTGAGATGATGGTTGGACCGGGTCAGCTCTTTTAACCACGTCGGCTGTTGAGGGAATCGGTGCCGGAGCAGAGTGCTTAGTTTCTTCGGCCTCTGCTTGACGAATGATTTCACTCAACTCTTCCAGATTATTGACcgtgactgtaaaacaaacaaaaacaacggAATATATTGTGTATTAGATGCGTAAATGTGTGCGTTAACAACATCAACAAGAACAAGACTTACAGTTGGACAGGTTGTTATACTCTGGGCTCATGAGATAACCTTCGTCCGTTAGATTGATGATGtctgtaaatagaaaataataataaattaacggATCACTGTGAAACTTAAAGGACAAgaaaatggtttaaaaataGATGGTAAAAGTTTTCTTACCAAGGTCCATGATAGGTCTCGGTGTTCCTGTAAATGTGCTCTTTGGTGTGAGTAACTAACAAGTTGTGGAAAAAGCTGTATTTAAAGAAAAACGTACGAATGGTAACCTATACTTTATTGATTGTAATAGGCCTATGTGCTTAAAAGCTCACTCCAtgatggtcacacacacacacacactattcacTTTGCGTCAGTTTCTCCAAATCGCCTTAGCAtatggggtgtgtgtgtgtgtgcgcgtgtgcgtgtgtggagGTGATTGTTGGGTGAGAATCGCTTGCACTTTCACACTTTGTACTTTTCGTTAGATCTCATCTTTTCACCCTCTGTAACTAATATAATTAACGTGGTTTTTTTATGTCACAAACAAAAAGAGTTTAAATAAACGGAATATTtaattgctgtgtgtgtgtgtgtgtgtgtgtgtgtttgagagaaagggaaaaaagaagatGGTGAGGATTTATTTTAACTACATCACCGTATCGTGATATTGTGTCTGGCGCGTCTCATTCCCCCCTCCCTACATCCTGGCTCCCACAACATTCACCCCGGTGTGTTACTGGGAAAGTTCTTCATTCACAAATGCAGATATTTTAAGACTCATTGGAGGAATGAGCTAAAACTCTCAAGTCCCTCAGTCTTGTTAAAGAAAGCCCTTACATTATTTTCTTTACTAGAAACATTTAAGTTAATAtgactgtgatttattttttattttattgtatctatctttcaataaaaaaaaaaaacattcacctcgGTGTTCACCCCAAGAGGAAAGAGTGATGCAGATACCCAAACGATTAAGAAGAAATTAAGAAGATTAGATTCACTGATTCAGAGAAAAACATGATACAGATAAAAGTGCTCCGTAGCTCCGaagtaggtcaaaggtcaccatccatcatctttaaatttgacagaaGCTGTATTATTCATTCTCTGGCGTCATCTTCATCCATGTTGCCATCGTCATCCTCGTCGTCGTCCTCCAAAGTAAATACTTTTGGTTGAGCTTTGATCAAATAGAGGATACATGAGACAAAGATCAGATTGTTATGAAGATATATCACACCTTTCATTacaattacattacatttcgCAGATACAAGTTGCTCCCAAATCACTCACATGATTTCTTCTTTCCCATGATTTGCTCACGCAAGAAATTGCACTCTTGCTCAAGatcctttattattttttcttgccATTGGATCCTGGCTTCTAGGAACGCTACTTTGGAGACTGatccttaaaaacaaaaatgacagcaGGATACAAAAAAGATTATGATTTGA comes from the Epinephelus lanceolatus isolate andai-2023 chromosome 8, ASM4190304v1, whole genome shotgun sequence genome and includes:
- the LOC117258211 gene encoding uncharacterized protein LOC117258211 yields the protein MDLDIINLTDEGYLMSPEYNNLSNFTVNNLEELSEIIRQAEAEETKHSAPAPIPSTADVVKRADPVQPSSQTAPEHAKDGTRPPVQTLHSSAPGRKRWRTPSSSASSSSSTSSNDSDGRPSVSRNACITAKTPRKCTHSFKCATCQRERQEIHLLVAKRPRKCTHSIKRATCQREKEENTSSRWYYAKGHERDPLCARPWCLSQKDPENVRIVSNVRPVRGRKKKIHLLVGTMLRAMSEILFVLGLGV